The Methanosarcina barkeri str. Wiesmoor DNA segment GTTGGGGTATAGGAAATGATTGAATTGGATTTTTCTTTGATTTAAACTTAGGAAATCCATTCTTTTCTCTGAAAAATCTGGTGAAAGCAGACTCAACCTGCTTAGTCATTCCCTGCAATGATTGAGAATTGACTTTTCCTAACCATTCATTAGAAGATTTCAAGACAGGAATCTTTTTGTTTAGTCAAATCTGGAAATAGATTTTCCTGTCTGTTCATAAGTTTTAATTTTTTGATCCAACGCCCAATTGTAGACAAATCTACAGCTACCTATATGCTGATTCAATTGAGTAGCTTGTATAGTTGTAGGATAGAGTCTAAATTTGAACACTTTCATCATACAGGGTAGTATATGCTTTAACAATACATATAGTTTTTGGTAAATATAAAGTATGAAACTCGGAATCATAGCAAATTTTTGTTAATGTACCACATTATTTTCGTTTGCAAATACCGAAAAATCATACTTGAACTGATTAGCGAAGAACTCAAACAGATTATGTTTGATATTGCAGAAGAATCAGATTTTGAAATCCTTGAAATGGAAACAGACAAAGATCACATACATTTTCTGATTAAGAGTGTGCCGAAAGTTAGTGTTTTGTCAATTGTCAGAAAATTGAAACAAGAATCTACGAACAGAATATGGAAAACACAAAAAGAGTATCGTGAAAAGTATTATTGGAGTGAAAATACGTTATGGAGTGATGGTTATTTTGCGTCTACAATCGGAAATGTTAGTAAAGAGGCGGCAGAATATTATATACGAAATCAGGGGTGAAGTTGACGCTTATATCCCACGAAGCTAAAGACTTCGGGGTTTTACGCTTTGACCTATAAAATATTGGATACCGAGAAGTAAATATCCTGATACCAATAAAGATATCAATGGATGAATATCCTGGTTACCAAGAAATGAAATTGGCTACCGAGAAGTAAATATATGGATTCAGGAAATCTTCGATCCTAACCCATATGCTTATATTAAAAACTTATATAACTGTATAGACCTAGTTTTAACCTTATTTTTCAGGGATTTCCTTCTCAGCCTCCTCTCCTTTATTCTTCCACATTAACATTACTTTCAGGTTTTTCTCATTTTCCGATTTGGTGATAACTGCTTTTCCATTCATAGTCAGAAGTAAGTTAAAAGTCAGTTCCACCTGACATGGCCTGAATTCAGGAGGAGTTTCCTCTAGATTGTCTACAACTTTTTTAGAAATCTCCTTAATCATAAGCATCGCATTATCAAATGATTCCTTGGATTTCTCTTCCAGGGCTTTCGGAGATACGAGCGCAAATTTTTTTACTGTACCTGGAGCGTGCCCCAGTTCGGCTAAAATACACCCTGCTTTTAAGGCCTCTCTGCCGGAATTCTCAATAACCTTTTCATCAACAGTGACTTTTTCATCAACAGTGACTTTATCCAGAAACTGCTCCCCCCATTAGGTGATATGGTCACGCCTCATAGAAAAAGAGAGTGTGACCCTGAGTAAGAATAGATTAACGCAAGTAAAATTGTATATATATGGATAAATAATTATTGACGTTTTAATGATTTAAGCTAAAGTTCAGACCTTAAATGCCCTATTAACTTTATTCGGTTTCTTTTACATTTGGTCCTTCTTTTGTATCCTGTA contains these protein-coding regions:
- the tnpA gene encoding IS200/IS605 family transposase, which encodes MVNIKYETRNHSKFLLMYHIIFVCKYRKIILELISEELKQIMFDIAEESDFEILEMETDKDHIHFLIKSVPKVSVLSIVRKLKQESTNRIWKTQKEYREKYYWSENTLWSDGYFASTIGNVSKEAAEYYIRNQG
- a CDS encoding CU044_2847 family protein, translated to MDKVTVDEKVTVDEKVIENSGREALKAGCILAELGHAPGTVKKFALVSPKALEEKSKESFDNAMLMIKEISKKVVDNLEETPPEFRPCQVELTFNLLLTMNGKAVITKSENEKNLKVMLMWKNKGEEAEKEIPEK